CCTGTTTGGTGACGGAGCGGGTGCGGTGGTGCTCGAGGCGACGGACGAGGACCCGCTCCCCATGCATGCGTGGGCGACGCTCGACTTCGCCCTCACCTTGCCCGGCGTCAGGAGTACGAGTCCCTATGACCAACGTATAGGGGCATACGGCAAGGCGCTCACCATGAACGGGCGCGAGGTCTTTCGCTTTGCCGTGAGGGCCATCATCGAGGAGGTAAACAGTCTTGTCGCCGAGGCGGGCATCGACGTCTCTGACATCGATCACTTCGTGTTCCACCAAGCAAACGAGCGCATCTTGGCCTCCGCTATCAAGCACCTTGGGCTCGATGACGCAAAGGTGGTCCGCAGGCTAGAGGACACGGGCAACATCTCGAGCGCGTGCATCCCGTTGGCGCTCGATACCCTGAACAGGAATGGGGGGCTCAAGCGGGGGGAGCTCATCTGTATGATCGGCTTCGGTGCCGGCCTTTCGGTGGGGTCCTGCCTCACCAGGTGGGAGCCGTAGCCACCACAGTTCGTGACAGCGCCGCGCAAGCGGCTGTCAATAGGAGGAGTCGCTCAGGCGACATAAAGCGCCGCTCACGCGGCAGATACACAAGGAGGAGCCATGGCCGAAAGCACGTTCGATAAGATCTGCGAAATCCTCAAGGAGCAGGACGGCGTTACCGAGAAGCTAACCCCCGAGACCACCTTCGAGGAGGCCGGCATTGACTCGCTCGCAACCGTCGAGGTAGTCATGGCCTGTGAGGAGGAGTTCGACATCGAGATCGACGCCGAGGCTAACCCCAAGACCATCGGTGAGTTCGTCGACATGGTCGACAAGCTGATCGCGGAGAAGGCGTAAGTGATGATACAGACCCCCATCTGCGACGCACTGGGCATCGAGAAGCCAGTCTTCCAGGGTGGCATGGCGTGGATAGCCGATGCGAGCCTTGCCTCGGCCGTGTCAGAGGCGGGAGGGCTGGGCATCATCTCGGCCATGAACGCTAACGCCGAGTGGCTACGTGACCAGATTCACGAGCTGCGTGAGCGGACCGACAAACCCTTTGGCGTGAACATCATGCTCATGAGTCCCTTTGTGGACGAGGTTGCGCGCCTTGTCGCCGACGAGAGGGTCCCCGTTGTGGTGACCGGTGCTGGGGACCCGCGCAAGTACATGAGTTCTTGGATTGACGCGGGTATCAAGGTCATTCCCGTTGTGGCGTCGGTCGCGCTGGCCCGCATGGTCGAGCGCGCCGGTGCGACTGCCGTCGTCGCCGAGGGAGGCGAGTCTGGCGGACACGTGGGTGACTCCACTACGATGACCCTCGTCCCCCAGGTCGTCGATGCCATCAGCATTCCCGTCGTGGCCGCAGGCGGCATCGCCGACGGCCGTGGCGTCGCCGCTGCCTTTATGCTCGGGGCGGTAGGAGTGCAGGTGGGTACGCGCTTCCTCGTTGCTGACGAGTGTACGGTGAGCGAAGAGTACAAGGAGCGTGTCCTCAAAGCCGGAGACATCTCCACCATGGTCACGGGCAGGTCGGGAGGACATCCGGTGCGCTGCCTCAAGACCCCCTTCACACGTCGCTTCGCGAAGGCCGAAAGCGCAGGCGCCAGCCAAGACGAGCTCAACGCCATGGGTGCGGGATCACTGCGCAAGGCGGCCCGTGAGGGCGACTACGAGAACGGCAGCTTCATGTGCGGTCAGATCGCTGGTCTCGTGAAGAGGCGCCAGTCTGCCGCAGAGATCGTCGATGACCTGGTCGGCGGTGCCGAGAAGGTGCTTAAGGGGGCGACCACATGGGTAAGATAGCCCTCCTCTTTGCGGGGCAGGGAGCCCAGCACCCCGGCATGGGTAAGGAGCTCGTACATGCGCAGCCTGTTGCCAAGCAGACCTTCGACGAGCTCGAGTCTGCCATGCCGGGTCTCTCCAAGCTTTGCTTCGAGGGCACTAAGGAGGAGCTCACCCGTACCGAGAACACGCAACCTGCGATCTTCGCGACCGATCTTGCGGCCGCACGCTCGCTCGTCGCACGCGGCATCAACCCAGACGGCGTCGCGGGCTTCTCGCTGGGCGAGGTCGCGGCGCTGACCTTTGCCTGCGCCTTTTCTGACATGGACGGCTTTGCGTTGGTGCGCTACCGTGGTGAGCTCATGGCCGAGGCGTGCGCGGCAAAACCTGGCGGCATGCGTGCCGTCGTGAAGCTGACCGCAGCTGAGGTCGAAAGGCTTGCCAAGGAGGCCGGAGCCTGGCCCGTCAACTACAACAGTCCCCAGCAGACCGTTGTCGCGGGGAGTGACGAGGCGCTTGCCAAGCTTGACGTGCTTGTCAAGGAGGCTAAGGGACGCTCCCTCAAGGTCGCTGTCGCCGGCGCCTTCCATAGCCCGTACATGGAGAGCGCCAGTGCGGGCCTTGCGAAGTGGCTCGAGAACAAGCCACCACGTCCCTGCATCGTCGATGTCTGGGCAAATAAGACCGCAGAGCCGTATCCCAAGGATCCCTCCAAGATAGCTGAGATCTTGGCTGCCCAGCCCTCGAGTCCCGTCCTGTGGACCAAGACCCTAGAGAACATGCAGGCAGCCGGCTTCGATAGCTTCGTCGAGGTAGGTCCGGGCACTACGCTCACGGGCCTCGTCAAGCGCACCCTCAAGGGGGTCACGGCGCTCTCGATCGAGACGCCCGAGCAGCTCGAGGCAGCGCTTGGCGTGCTGAGAAAGGACTGACTATGGCTGAGTTGAAAACCGGCACCCTTGATCGCGACGCGAGTCGTAAGGTCGCCCTTGTGACGGGTGCGTCACGTGGCATAGGTCGCTCGACGGCCCTGCGTCTTGCGACAGATGGCTACGACGTGGCCGTCATCTATGTGGGGAGCGCAGAGCCCTTCGAAGAGGTTGTCGAGGAGCTGCGCTCCGCTGGTGCGTGTGCTAAGGCATACGAGTGCGACGTCTCCTCCTCAAAGGAGGTCGACGCCTGCGTGGGTCAGGTGCTCGATGACTTTGGTCACGTCTGGACCCTCGTTAACAACGCCGGTATCACCCGTGACGGCATTATGGCCCGCATGAAGGACAGCGACTTCGACAGTGTCATAGCCGTCAACCTCAAGGGCGCCTTCAACATGGTTCGCGCCCTCACGCGTACCTTCATGCGTCAGCGCGGGGGCCGTATCATCAACATGAGCTCCGTCGTGGGCATCATGGGAAACGCCGGTCAGGTCAACTACTCGGCCTCCAAGGCCGGCCTCATCGGCCTCACGAAGTCTGTCGCACGCGAGCTTGCGAGCAGGAACGTCACCTGCAACGCCATAGCCCCGGGATTTGTCGAGACGGCCATGACGGCGGGTCTTTCGGACGCGACGCGCAAGTCCTATGAGGGGCAGATCCCTCTGGGGCGCATGTGCGTGCCCGAGGACATCGCGGCCGCGATCTCCTTCTTGGCGAGTGACGAGGCCTCTCTCATTACGGGTGTAGTCTTGCCCGTCGATGGGGGCATGGCCATGTAGGGAC
The DNA window shown above is from Olsenella sp. oral taxon 807 and carries:
- the fabK gene encoding enoyl-[acyl-carrier-protein] reductase FabK, with amino-acid sequence MIQTPICDALGIEKPVFQGGMAWIADASLASAVSEAGGLGIISAMNANAEWLRDQIHELRERTDKPFGVNIMLMSPFVDEVARLVADERVPVVVTGAGDPRKYMSSWIDAGIKVIPVVASVALARMVERAGATAVVAEGGESGGHVGDSTTMTLVPQVVDAISIPVVAAGGIADGRGVAAAFMLGAVGVQVGTRFLVADECTVSEEYKERVLKAGDISTMVTGRSGGHPVRCLKTPFTRRFAKAESAGASQDELNAMGAGSLRKAAREGDYENGSFMCGQIAGLVKRRQSAAEIVDDLVGGAEKVLKGATTWVR
- a CDS encoding ACP S-malonyltransferase translates to MGKIALLFAGQGAQHPGMGKELVHAQPVAKQTFDELESAMPGLSKLCFEGTKEELTRTENTQPAIFATDLAAARSLVARGINPDGVAGFSLGEVAALTFACAFSDMDGFALVRYRGELMAEACAAKPGGMRAVVKLTAAEVERLAKEAGAWPVNYNSPQQTVVAGSDEALAKLDVLVKEAKGRSLKVAVAGAFHSPYMESASAGLAKWLENKPPRPCIVDVWANKTAEPYPKDPSKIAEILAAQPSSPVLWTKTLENMQAAGFDSFVEVGPGTTLTGLVKRTLKGVTALSIETPEQLEAALGVLRKD
- the fabG gene encoding 3-oxoacyl-[acyl-carrier-protein] reductase, translating into MAELKTGTLDRDASRKVALVTGASRGIGRSTALRLATDGYDVAVIYVGSAEPFEEVVEELRSAGACAKAYECDVSSSKEVDACVGQVLDDFGHVWTLVNNAGITRDGIMARMKDSDFDSVIAVNLKGAFNMVRALTRTFMRQRGGRIINMSSVVGIMGNAGQVNYSASKAGLIGLTKSVARELASRNVTCNAIAPGFVETAMTAGLSDATRKSYEGQIPLGRMCVPEDIAAAISFLASDEASLITGVVLPVDGGMAM
- a CDS encoding phosphopantetheine-binding protein: MAESTFDKICEILKEQDGVTEKLTPETTFEEAGIDSLATVEVVMACEEEFDIEIDAEANPKTIGEFVDMVDKLIAEKA
- a CDS encoding beta-ketoacyl-ACP synthase III, which produces MSFRVIGTGSSLPKRVVTNDDLSQFLDTSDEWIYSRTGIKQRHVCTTEGLDDLAIEASRKAVEVAGIDGSEIDLVVGSTTSPDHVVPAIACVAADAIGAKHCAAFDLFIGCSGFVQGLDVVDGFFARGRAKKALVVAAEKVTSLVDWSDRATCVLFGDGAGAVVLEATDEDPLPMHAWATLDFALTLPGVRSTSPYDQRIGAYGKALTMNGREVFRFAVRAIIEEVNSLVAEAGIDVSDIDHFVFHQANERILASAIKHLGLDDAKVVRRLEDTGNISSACIPLALDTLNRNGGLKRGELICMIGFGAGLSVGSCLTRWEP